One region of Endozoicomonas sp. Mp262 genomic DNA includes:
- a CDS encoding LrgB family protein, with the protein MDALLPVLINNLKHPLTILLITLGIYQLAETVFIRLGRKGWLHPLITSSICIYLIIKWTPLDLQTYLTHSEILKTLLAPFTVALAVPLSSQMQHLRTLAGPLIGTLILGGILAGAAGVGIAWVSGGTPDILLALSPKAVTTAVAMVMAEQLGAIVPLVVSAVVVSGIFGGLIGPSLCKAFGITDPRAIGFAMGINAHAVGTARSFEIDVNMGAYASLGMSLNAIFTPMLLPIVIHWLM; encoded by the coding sequence ATGGACGCCTTACTCCCGGTACTCATCAATAACCTGAAGCACCCTTTAACCATATTGCTTATTACCCTGGGAATTTACCAGCTAGCTGAGACCGTGTTTATCAGGCTGGGGCGTAAGGGCTGGCTCCACCCATTGATCACCAGCAGCATTTGCATTTACCTGATCATTAAATGGACTCCGCTGGATTTGCAAACCTATCTGACCCACAGTGAAATTCTAAAGACCTTATTGGCTCCCTTTACTGTTGCCCTGGCGGTTCCCTTATCAAGTCAGATGCAACATCTCAGGACCCTGGCGGGTCCATTGATTGGCACACTCATCCTAGGTGGTATCCTTGCAGGTGCCGCAGGCGTGGGGATTGCCTGGGTTTCAGGTGGAACGCCTGACATTCTTCTGGCCCTTTCACCCAAGGCCGTTACAACGGCAGTGGCCATGGTAATGGCTGAACAACTGGGCGCTATCGTACCCCTTGTGGTGTCTGCCGTTGTTGTCAGTGGTATCTTTGGTGGCCTGATTGGCCCTTCCCTGTGCAAGGCATTTGGTATTACGGACCCAAGAGCCATTGGCTTTGCCATGGGGATTAATGCCCATGCCGTTGGCACAGCACGCTCATTCGAGATTGATGTGAATATGGGAGCCTATGCCAGTCTGGGAATGAGCCTGAATGCAATATTCACCCCCATGCTTCTCCCCATAGTCATTCACTGGCTGATGTAG
- a CDS encoding DUF547 domain-containing protein, which translates to MPNPDKKEWTSYFFRGLPLNEELSAMMAEIISEFYDSQCRQFNYSACKNSKAYNQLQLLAQSLNTFDPMTMQTEQERKAFWLNLYNALIIHLVIIEKVDKSILQVKEFFTSFRYQLKGIDVTLDEIEHGILRANSPNYMQVRRPFRKDSPGYTLMLELDPRIHMALFCASMSCADLKAYFPDTIDQELDTTVIKSLEKLVRIEGRKIFLPKCFMWYSNDFGGKEGSLDFVSRYHPDSTLSQFIKNNKNHLKIIWLTFDWSLNKG; encoded by the coding sequence ATGCCAAACCCTGACAAAAAAGAATGGACAAGCTACTTTTTTCGGGGATTACCACTCAATGAAGAACTCTCGGCCATGATGGCCGAGATTATCAGCGAGTTCTATGACAGTCAATGTCGCCAGTTTAACTACAGTGCCTGTAAAAACTCCAAGGCTTATAACCAGCTTCAGCTATTAGCCCAATCACTGAACACATTTGACCCAATGACAATGCAAACTGAGCAGGAACGCAAGGCATTCTGGCTTAACCTCTATAATGCCCTGATCATCCATCTGGTCATTATCGAAAAAGTGGATAAATCCATCCTGCAAGTCAAAGAATTTTTTACCAGCTTTCGTTATCAGCTTAAAGGCATTGATGTCACCCTGGATGAAATTGAACACGGGATCCTGCGCGCAAACAGTCCCAACTATATGCAAGTCCGACGCCCTTTCAGAAAGGACAGCCCCGGTTATACCCTCATGCTGGAGCTGGATCCCCGTATCCATATGGCGCTATTCTGTGCCAGCATGTCTTGCGCTGACCTTAAGGCTTACTTCCCGGACACCATTGACCAGGAACTTGATACCACGGTTATAAAGTCCCTTGAAAAACTGGTACGTATAGAAGGCCGAAAAATCTTTCTGCCGAAATGTTTTATGTGGTATAGCAATGATTTTGGTGGCAAAGAGGGCAGCCTGGACTTTGTCAGCCGATACCATCCAGACTCAACATTAAGCCAATTCATTAAAAATAATAAAAACCACCTGAAAATCATCTGGCTAACCTTTGACTGGAGCCTAAATAAGGGGTGA
- a CDS encoding CidA/LrgA family protein has protein sequence MLSGIVTLLSFTVAGNVISESLHLPIPGAVIGLILLMLYLQLRDEVPAPLEKVSQFCIRYLSVLFIPASVGIFFMTDLLAAQWLPISLALLVATPVSLVLTALIMQGLLKYFARENK, from the coding sequence ATGCTGTCCGGAATCGTCACCCTGCTATCGTTTACCGTAGCAGGCAATGTCATTAGCGAGTCATTACATTTACCCATCCCCGGTGCTGTTATCGGCCTGATTCTACTGATGCTCTACCTTCAACTCCGCGATGAAGTCCCGGCACCCTTAGAGAAAGTCAGTCAATTCTGTATCCGCTACCTCTCTGTTCTATTTATTCCGGCCAGTGTGGGTATTTTCTTTATGACGGATTTACTGGCCGCGCAATGGCTGCCCATTAGTTTGGCACTGTTGGTTGCCACCCCTGTATCCCTGGTGCTAACCGCGTTAATCATGCAGGGGTTGCTGAAGTATTTCGCCAGAGAGAATAAATAA
- the hemJ gene encoding protoporphyrinogen oxidase HemJ, whose amino-acid sequence MLWVKAFHLISMVCWFAGLLYLPRLFVYHAMTGDQACKEQFLVMERKLYWGISTPAMVATLVFGLWLLSYNAQGYMAGGWLHAKLTLIACLIGYHHLCGRYLKRFMKGANTKSHTFFRWFNEVPAVILIAIIILAVVRPF is encoded by the coding sequence ATGCTGTGGGTTAAAGCCTTCCATTTGATTTCCATGGTTTGCTGGTTTGCGGGTCTGCTTTATTTACCCCGCCTTTTTGTGTATCACGCCATGACTGGGGACCAGGCCTGTAAAGAACAGTTCCTGGTCATGGAGCGTAAACTGTATTGGGGCATTTCTACACCAGCGATGGTAGCAACACTGGTGTTTGGTTTGTGGTTGCTCAGTTACAACGCCCAGGGATATATGGCGGGTGGCTGGTTGCATGCAAAGCTAACCTTGATTGCCTGCTTGATAGGTTACCATCATTTGTGTGGACGCTATCTGAAGAGGTTTATGAAAGGTGCCAATACCAAATCCCATACGTTTTTCCGGTGGTTTAATGAAGTGCCTGCGGTGATTTTAATAGCCATTATTATTTTGGCAGTAGTCAGGCCATTCTGA
- a CDS encoding chloride channel protein: MFHKHSSPGPLSLHAFRIRLARPEALPELTILGLITGVLAGGLLIGFREVITLVSDYTPLPGDEGFAGLPPLARLALPIAGALLVIALVRMIPPERRSFGITHVIQNFNFNRGRFPFSNLAIQFFSALVALVSGFSVGREGPAVHMGAGAGSIMGEKFRLPDNCLRALAGCGSAAAISASFNTPMAGVIFAMEVIMREYSLGSFIPVTAASVTAALMSQMVYGVDPAFVIPVVPMVSLDELGVTVISACFIGGLAAAFIKLNLWVAARRQGELVKPLLVAGLLMGIIGMEVPEVMGVGYDTIGSILGGQVFTINFLFTLVVIKLCITAVVIGLGVPGGVIGPSLFIGASAGAMFTTIGAMLFDLTQANSVYHALIGMVAMMAAVLQAPLAALMTVLEMTRNPHIIMPAMLAIIIACLVASQVFRQHGLFTMQLKVNGQMLGASPLKDVLCKAGVAGLMNTNIQIFPRHLSLESLQQQLAQTSEWIVFDDGASGWGVLAIRSLREATAFQAMDKALDLCSVQGVKSAKSISLQASLDDALKIMNQYEVDALYIQTRWKQRLLISGVITRQDIEAFYS, encoded by the coding sequence TTGTTCCATAAACACTCCTCACCCGGTCCTCTATCCCTGCACGCCTTCAGGATTCGTCTGGCAAGGCCGGAGGCTTTGCCGGAATTAACAATATTGGGTCTGATTACGGGGGTCTTGGCCGGGGGATTATTAATTGGTTTCAGAGAGGTTATCACTCTGGTGAGTGATTACACGCCACTGCCGGGTGATGAAGGGTTTGCAGGTTTGCCGCCACTGGCAAGGCTGGCTCTGCCGATCGCGGGTGCTTTACTGGTCATCGCCCTGGTAAGAATGATTCCGCCAGAGCGCCGTAGTTTTGGGATTACCCATGTTATCCAGAATTTTAACTTTAATCGTGGCCGTTTCCCTTTCAGTAACCTGGCGATTCAGTTTTTTAGCGCACTGGTGGCGCTGGTCAGTGGCTTTTCCGTGGGGCGGGAAGGTCCGGCAGTGCATATGGGGGCCGGGGCTGGCAGCATCATGGGGGAAAAATTCCGGTTGCCTGATAACTGTTTGAGGGCACTGGCGGGTTGCGGTTCTGCGGCGGCGATATCCGCCTCGTTCAATACGCCAATGGCAGGTGTTATTTTTGCCATGGAAGTGATTATGCGGGAATACTCCCTGGGCAGCTTTATTCCGGTGACAGCGGCATCAGTAACGGCGGCTTTGATGTCTCAAATGGTCTACGGGGTAGACCCTGCCTTTGTTATTCCGGTGGTACCGATGGTGTCTCTGGATGAACTGGGGGTGACCGTGATATCTGCCTGCTTTATAGGAGGCCTGGCAGCGGCCTTTATAAAACTTAACCTGTGGGTGGCCGCCAGGCGACAGGGTGAACTCGTTAAACCGCTACTGGTTGCCGGGTTGCTAATGGGAATTATCGGTATGGAAGTACCTGAGGTCATGGGTGTTGGTTACGATACCATTGGCAGCATATTAGGAGGACAAGTCTTTACCATTAACTTTCTGTTCACCCTGGTGGTTATAAAGCTCTGTATTACCGCTGTGGTTATTGGCCTGGGCGTACCGGGGGGCGTCATTGGCCCCTCCCTGTTTATTGGGGCATCGGCAGGAGCAATGTTTACCACCATAGGGGCAATGCTTTTTGATTTGACGCAAGCCAATAGTGTCTACCATGCATTGATCGGGATGGTGGCCATGATGGCAGCAGTCCTTCAGGCGCCACTGGCAGCGCTGATGACGGTACTGGAAATGACCCGGAATCCGCACATTATTATGCCCGCAATGCTTGCGATTATTATTGCCTGTCTGGTGGCCAGCCAGGTTTTTCGCCAGCATGGCCTGTTTACCATGCAGCTGAAAGTGAATGGTCAGATGCTGGGTGCATCGCCTTTGAAAGATGTGCTCTGTAAAGCCGGTGTGGCAGGCCTTATGAATACCAATATTCAGATATTCCCCCGGCACCTGAGTCTGGAAAGCCTTCAGCAGCAATTAGCCCAAACCTCTGAATGGATTGTCTTTGATGATGGCGCCAGCGGCTGGGGAGTTCTTGCTATCAGGAGCTTAAGGGAGGCTACGGCTTTCCAGGCAATGGATAAGGCGCTGGATTTATGCAGTGTTCAGGGCGTGAAGTCCGCAAAATCCATCAGCCTTCAGGCTTCCCTGGATGATGCCTTAAAGATAATGAATCAGTATGAGGTGGATGCACTTTATATTCAAACCCGATGGAAGCAGAGACTGCTTATTTCCGGGGTAATTACCCGTCAGGATATTGAGGCATTTTACAGTTAA
- a CDS encoding DUF805 domain-containing protein: MDVSFNQKDNEETVIVMESDDARGEDGDPVKPKRPFTLLPRLSRATFVSLLWLVVAVELAAWYAPLYILPPLALDLTFQDELLILLGSHGVAVFLLFYFVGMRLRDTGRSASWSVLLFVPAFNVFLLAVLIFSPGTKNWNPFGPPAEGPGGLSQLLGIYIPILLLVAAGVTGYFHQGLVEDYLGRFFVPVIQWVQAYLPVL; encoded by the coding sequence ATGGATGTTTCTTTTAACCAAAAAGACAATGAAGAAACGGTCATTGTCATGGAAAGCGATGATGCCAGGGGTGAAGATGGTGACCCCGTCAAGCCAAAGCGACCCTTTACACTGCTTCCGCGATTATCCAGAGCAACCTTTGTAAGCTTATTGTGGCTAGTGGTGGCTGTTGAATTGGCTGCCTGGTACGCGCCGCTATATATTCTGCCGCCACTGGCGCTAGACCTGACTTTTCAGGACGAGCTGCTGATCCTTCTTGGCAGCCATGGTGTGGCAGTGTTCCTCTTATTCTATTTTGTGGGTATGCGGCTTCGAGATACTGGCAGGAGCGCTAGCTGGTCAGTGCTTCTTTTTGTACCGGCCTTCAATGTTTTCCTGTTGGCCGTGTTGATTTTTTCACCGGGCACTAAAAACTGGAATCCATTTGGCCCGCCAGCAGAAGGTCCGGGTGGGCTAAGCCAGCTACTGGGGATTTATATCCCTATTCTGTTACTGGTGGCAGCAGGTGTTACGGGATACTTTCACCAGGGGCTGGTGGAGGACTATCTAGGCAGATTCTTTGTTCCGGTAATCCAGTGGGTTCAGGCTTACCTGCCTGTCTTGTAA
- the bioA gene encoding adenosylmethionine--8-amino-7-oxononanoate transaminase → MGITLTEDDLAFDAKHIWHPYSSTVNRPDIFPVVGASGVRLRLNDGRELIDGMSSWWCKVHGYNHPEMNAALKKQVDSLAHVMFGGLTHKPAIDLARQLVEITPAPLETVFFADSGSVAVEVAIKMAMQYWQARGQVNKNKMLTIRGGYYGDTSGAMSVCDPENGMHHWFTGILPRHHFLSRPGCRLGKAFENRHIHELQQALDNLNGQIAAVIIEPVVQGAGGMYFYAPEYLKRLRALCDEYDVLLIHDEIATGFGRTGKLFACEHAGVVPDIMCVGKALTGGYMTLAATICTGHVSSTISEQGAFMHGPTFMANPLACAAGNASLNILRKGDWVSQVGQIERTLLRGLQPCVDMPGVADVRVLGAIGVVEMKSPVVMADIQPRLVEQGIWVRPFGKLVYVMPPYIISEADLSQLCAGICNVVSTL, encoded by the coding sequence TTGGGTATAACCTTAACTGAAGATGATCTGGCCTTTGATGCGAAGCATATCTGGCACCCCTATAGCTCTACTGTTAACCGACCAGATATATTTCCTGTGGTGGGTGCCAGTGGTGTGCGCCTCAGACTAAACGATGGACGGGAGTTGATTGACGGAATGTCATCATGGTGGTGCAAGGTCCATGGTTACAACCATCCGGAAATGAATGCAGCCCTTAAAAAACAGGTGGACTCTCTGGCCCACGTGATGTTTGGGGGACTTACCCATAAACCGGCAATAGACCTGGCAAGACAGCTGGTGGAAATAACACCCGCTCCCCTTGAGACGGTTTTTTTTGCCGACTCTGGCTCCGTTGCCGTTGAAGTGGCCATAAAAATGGCTATGCAATATTGGCAGGCCAGGGGGCAAGTCAATAAAAATAAAATGCTTACGATCCGGGGCGGATATTATGGGGATACCTCTGGTGCCATGTCCGTCTGTGACCCGGAAAATGGTATGCACCACTGGTTTACCGGTATTTTGCCCCGGCATCATTTTTTATCCCGCCCTGGCTGCCGATTGGGAAAGGCCTTTGAAAACAGGCATATCCATGAGCTGCAACAGGCTCTGGATAACCTCAATGGGCAAATTGCGGCGGTGATTATCGAACCTGTAGTCCAGGGTGCTGGTGGCATGTATTTTTATGCGCCTGAGTACTTGAAGAGGCTGCGAGCGCTCTGTGATGAATACGATGTACTGCTAATACATGATGAGATTGCCACAGGGTTTGGTCGCACCGGTAAATTGTTTGCCTGTGAACATGCCGGTGTAGTGCCTGACATTATGTGTGTGGGCAAGGCATTAACCGGAGGTTATATGACCCTGGCAGCAACCATTTGCACAGGCCATGTCAGTTCCACCATTTCAGAGCAGGGCGCGTTTATGCATGGTCCTACGTTTATGGCTAATCCACTGGCCTGTGCTGCCGGTAATGCCAGTCTTAATATTTTGAGAAAGGGCGACTGGGTTTCTCAAGTTGGCCAGATCGAACGGACATTATTGCGAGGATTGCAGCCTTGTGTTGATATGCCGGGAGTGGCAGATGTCAGGGTTCTGGGTGCCATTGGCGTGGTTGAGATGAAATCCCCCGTGGTTATGGCAGACATTCAACCGCGTCTTGTTGAGCAGGGTATTTGGGTGAGGCCTTTCGGTAAGCTCGTTTATGTTATGCCTCCCTATATTATCAGTGAAGCTGACTTAAGCCAGTTATGCGCCGGAATTTGTAATGTGGTTAGTACGCTGTGA
- a CDS encoding acetate kinase, translating to MSKDSILVINCGSSSLKFSVINPKTEEESINGLAERLGSSEASITWKVNGEKNTQQLGQAAHDAAIEALVGLLRDQNLMDRIEAIGHRVVHGGEKFTASTLITDEVLKGIEDCCHLAPLHNPAHLKGIRAAMKFFPGLPQSAVFDTAFHQTMPAESYLYAVPHSLYREHGLRRYGMHGTSYRFVSKAAADMLGLDYENSAILVAHLGNGASACAVKNGKSVDTTMGLTPLEGLVMGTRSGDIDPNVFSFLNKQCGYSLDEITEILNKKSGMLGLSELDNDCRAIEEAAAKGNERAQLTLDVFCNVLAKKLAGFAAEMGRIDALVFTGGIGENSSTIRKNVLNRLSIFGFEMDEAVNQEMFRGKNGVITKEGSPVAIVVATNEELMIARDTHGLVS from the coding sequence ATGAGCAAAGATAGCATTCTGGTGATCAACTGCGGCAGTTCTTCCCTGAAGTTCTCCGTGATCAACCCAAAGACCGAAGAAGAAAGCATTAACGGCCTCGCTGAGCGACTGGGTAGCAGTGAAGCCAGCATAACCTGGAAAGTGAACGGTGAGAAAAACACCCAGCAGCTGGGTCAGGCCGCTCATGATGCTGCTATCGAAGCCCTGGTCGGCCTGCTGCGTGACCAGAACCTGATGGATCGCATTGAAGCCATCGGTCACCGTGTGGTTCACGGCGGTGAGAAATTCACTGCTTCCACCCTGATTACTGATGAAGTCCTGAAGGGCATCGAAGACTGCTGTCACTTGGCTCCCCTGCACAACCCTGCCCACCTGAAGGGCATCCGTGCAGCCATGAAATTCTTCCCGGGCCTGCCACAGTCTGCCGTATTTGATACTGCATTCCACCAGACCATGCCTGCAGAAAGCTATCTGTATGCCGTACCTCACAGCCTGTACCGTGAGCACGGTCTGCGTCGTTACGGCATGCACGGCACCAGCTACCGCTTTGTGAGCAAGGCCGCAGCGGACATGCTGGGTCTGGATTACGAAAACAGCGCGATCCTGGTGGCTCACTTGGGTAACGGCGCCAGTGCCTGTGCCGTCAAGAATGGCAAGTCCGTTGATACCACTATGGGTCTGACTCCTCTGGAAGGCCTGGTTATGGGTACCCGTTCCGGTGATATCGATCCTAACGTCTTCAGCTTCCTGAACAAGCAATGTGGCTACAGCCTGGACGAAATCACCGAGATCCTGAACAAGAAGAGTGGCATGCTGGGTCTGTCCGAGCTGGATAATGACTGCCGTGCCATTGAAGAAGCAGCCGCCAAGGGCAATGAGCGTGCCCAGCTGACCCTGGATGTCTTCTGCAACGTTCTGGCCAAGAAACTGGCGGGCTTTGCCGCTGAAATGGGTCGTATCGACGCGCTGGTATTCACCGGTGGTATCGGTGAAAACTCTAGCACTATCCGTAAGAATGTCCTGAACCGTCTATCCATCTTCGGCTTTGAAATGGATGAGGCAGTGAACCAAGAGATGTTCCGTGGCAAGAACGGTGTGATCACCAAAGAAGGCAGCCCGGTTGCTATCGTTGTGGCCACCAACGAAGAGCTGATGATTGCCCGTGATACCCACGGACTCGTGTCCTGA
- a CDS encoding dicarboxylate/amino acid:cation symporter — protein sequence MCEGHKKYSLSSTKALFAAALLGFLCAWLDSPVLMHISEVIADIFIRLLKLVSLPIIFFSLIATLSGMGGISDVRLLGGRVLKYTLMTTLIAAGIALALYTTIDPASTATLVSHNSSDQIETISYWQYLLDIIPSNMIEPFHSNNVIGVLFIALLLSAAILSLEKKHKETLHHLFESLFAAVMKMTAFILKLMPLAVWAFVSLFANDIKNQQVIQGLVLYLLCVVLANIIQAAIVLPCLLKLKGISPWQAIKAMWPALTIAFFAKSSSAALPSAVDCAEKRLGVSHRVARFSMPLCITINMNACAAFILTTVLFVSQSNGVHYSALELVSWVFIATIAAIGNAGVPMGCYMLSSAFLSAMGVPLQLLVIILPFYTFIDMLESAINVWSDSCVTAAVDREMQLAEADITDAAENS from the coding sequence ATGTGCGAAGGTCATAAAAAATACTCCCTTAGCTCCACCAAAGCCCTGTTTGCTGCCGCTCTTCTCGGGTTCCTTTGCGCCTGGCTTGACTCGCCGGTATTAATGCATATCAGTGAAGTCATCGCTGATATTTTTATCCGACTACTAAAGCTGGTTAGCCTGCCTATCATTTTCTTTTCCCTGATTGCCACGCTTTCAGGGATGGGGGGAATATCAGATGTTCGCCTGCTTGGTGGACGGGTGCTGAAATACACCCTCATGACAACCCTTATTGCGGCCGGGATAGCATTAGCGCTTTATACCACCATAGATCCGGCCAGTACTGCCACCCTTGTGTCCCACAATAGTAGTGATCAAATAGAAACTATCAGTTACTGGCAGTATCTGCTTGATATCATTCCTTCCAACATGATTGAACCCTTTCACAGCAATAATGTGATTGGTGTGTTATTCATAGCCTTGCTACTGAGCGCAGCAATCCTTTCCCTTGAAAAAAAGCATAAAGAGACGCTACACCATTTATTTGAAAGCTTGTTTGCCGCAGTAATGAAAATGACGGCCTTTATTTTAAAGCTCATGCCCCTGGCGGTTTGGGCTTTTGTCAGCCTGTTTGCCAACGACATCAAAAACCAGCAGGTGATACAGGGGCTGGTTCTCTACCTTTTATGCGTAGTACTTGCCAACATTATTCAAGCGGCAATTGTTCTGCCATGCCTTCTGAAACTAAAGGGCATTTCCCCGTGGCAAGCCATCAAGGCCATGTGGCCTGCCCTGACCATTGCCTTTTTTGCCAAATCTTCCAGTGCGGCGCTTCCGTCGGCAGTGGATTGCGCAGAAAAAAGACTGGGGGTAAGCCACCGGGTGGCCCGGTTCAGTATGCCCCTGTGCATTACCATTAATATGAATGCCTGCGCCGCCTTTATTCTTACTACTGTACTATTTGTCTCTCAAAGCAATGGTGTCCACTATTCAGCACTCGAACTCGTTTCATGGGTTTTTATTGCCACCATTGCTGCCATTGGTAATGCCGGAGTGCCTATGGGGTGTTACATGCTATCCAGTGCATTCTTATCAGCGATGGGCGTCCCATTACAGCTTCTGGTTATTATTCTGCCCTTTTATACCTTTATTGATATGCTTGAAAGCGCCATTAATGTCTGGTCAGACTCCTGTGTTACCGCAGCGGTGGATAGAGAAATGCAGCTGGCCGAGGCTGATATTACAGATGCCGCCGAGAACTCCTGA
- a CDS encoding 6-carboxytetrahydropterin synthase: MAALFVNQLTTLDFSYLCPGRGLVGETWLVDVILRGELDEQGMVFDFGHVKKQIKSSLDRLADHRLLVPVKQPGTSVTSSSSQLTVRMATNKQGFIECKAPCQAILLVDATEITTDTLTPFLEQSLKSELPDNVSSISLKLYPEQATGSFYHYSHGLKKHLGDCQRIAHGHRSLISITVDGLPAPELEDNWAQQWKDIYLAKKEDLLDTFNQDDMNYHRFGYTSDQGDFELTLAADRCYLIETDTTVELLAEHIARTIAKRQPGKNVIIRACEGFKKGALAEYQVDG, encoded by the coding sequence ATGGCTGCATTGTTCGTTAATCAACTAACAACCCTCGACTTTAGCTACTTATGCCCTGGGCGTGGACTGGTAGGAGAAACCTGGCTCGTCGACGTCATCCTGAGGGGCGAACTTGATGAACAAGGCATGGTGTTTGATTTTGGACATGTCAAAAAACAGATAAAGTCTTCCCTGGATCGGCTGGCTGATCACCGCCTCCTGGTTCCGGTAAAACAGCCTGGTACCTCAGTAACTTCCTCCAGTAGTCAACTGACTGTAAGAATGGCAACCAATAAGCAGGGTTTTATTGAATGCAAGGCACCCTGCCAGGCGATACTGCTCGTTGATGCCACAGAAATAACCACTGATACACTGACCCCCTTCCTGGAACAGTCATTAAAGTCAGAGCTTCCCGACAATGTTTCCAGCATCAGCCTGAAATTATATCCCGAGCAGGCTACCGGCAGTTTCTACCATTACAGCCACGGCCTAAAAAAACACCTGGGCGACTGCCAGCGTATTGCCCATGGCCATCGATCCTTAATCAGTATCACTGTTGATGGCCTCCCTGCTCCGGAACTGGAAGATAACTGGGCTCAACAGTGGAAAGATATTTACCTGGCCAAAAAAGAGGACTTACTGGATACATTTAATCAGGATGATATGAACTATCACCGGTTTGGTTATACATCAGACCAGGGGGACTTTGAACTAACTCTTGCTGCTGACCGGTGCTACCTGATCGAAACAGACACCACTGTCGAATTATTGGCAGAACATATTGCCAGAACCATCGCCAAAAGGCAGCCCGGCAAGAATGTCATCATTAGAGCCTGTGAAGGGTTTAAAAAAGGAGCCCTGGCTGAATACCAGGTTGATGGTTGA